One genomic segment of Streptomyces niveus includes these proteins:
- a CDS encoding helix-turn-helix domain-containing protein, giving the protein MTRNAHLNELGEFLKTRRAELSPRAVGLPETGGLRRVKGLRREEVAQLAAISTEYYTRLEQGRIQASGPVLSALAQVLRLDDDQRDYLFELAGKDQARPRRRAAQKVQPTLQRLLDNLIDTPAIVLGRRTDILAWNSLAAALMADYAEIPEKKRNHTRILFTDPAMRTLYADWEEVAHTTVAQLRMQAAKYPDDPRLAALVGELSVQDPHFRRWWGDHHVAARTMGTKTFHHPVAGELTLDWDTLTASIDAEQQLVVMTAEPGTRSHDALRILASWATNHQRAAPDTA; this is encoded by the coding sequence ATGACTCGCAACGCGCATCTCAACGAGCTGGGCGAGTTCCTCAAGACCCGCCGGGCCGAACTGAGCCCCCGCGCAGTGGGCCTGCCCGAGACGGGCGGTCTGAGGCGGGTCAAGGGACTACGCCGTGAGGAAGTCGCTCAGCTCGCCGCCATCAGCACCGAGTACTACACCCGTCTTGAGCAGGGTCGTATCCAGGCGTCGGGGCCGGTTCTGTCCGCTCTGGCGCAGGTACTCCGTCTGGACGACGACCAACGGGACTACCTCTTCGAGCTTGCCGGCAAGGACCAGGCCCGGCCTCGCCGCCGTGCTGCGCAGAAGGTACAGCCGACGCTGCAGCGGCTTCTGGACAACCTAATCGACACGCCGGCTATTGTTCTGGGCCGCCGCACGGACATCCTCGCCTGGAATTCTCTGGCCGCCGCCCTGATGGCCGATTACGCGGAAATTCCGGAGAAGAAAAGAAACCACACACGGATTCTTTTCACCGATCCCGCGATGAGGACGCTGTACGCGGACTGGGAGGAGGTCGCTCACACCACCGTGGCGCAGCTGCGGATGCAGGCTGCCAAGTACCCCGACGATCCCCGGCTGGCTGCCCTGGTCGGAGAGCTGTCGGTGCAGGACCCGCACTTCCGCCGTTGGTGGGGCGACCACCACGTCGCCGCCCGCACGATGGGCACCAAAACCTTCCATCACCCTGTCGCCGGCGAACTCACCCTCGACTGGGACACCCTCACCGCCAGCATCGACGCCGAGCAGCAACTCGTCGTGATGACCGCCGAACCCGGCACCCGTTCCCACGACGCGCTGCGCATCCTCGCTTCCTGGGCCACGAATCACCAGCGGGCCGCACCTGACACCGCCTGA
- a CDS encoding SDR family oxidoreductase, protein MSKVILVTGAGRGLGTDIAREALVAGHQVIATGRRPEEVEKTLGGPQDNLLVTKLDITSLDDAEAAAQAAVDRFGRIDVLINNAGNFFAGYFEEITPDQMRRQIETNLFGPMNVTRAVLPILRKQRAGHIITLSSSAGLIGQEFCVAYAASKFGVEGWMESLRYDIEPYNIHTTVVEPGFFRTELLVDGSTIWPEPTIDDYAQRTTATVAAWKSMNGQQTGDPAKLARALLAIAGQSKPLQRFIAGADAIEGVTAKANELLAQADASRELGGNLGYDDTNT, encoded by the coding sequence ATGAGCAAGGTCATTCTCGTCACCGGCGCCGGACGCGGTCTGGGCACCGACATCGCCCGCGAGGCGCTGGTGGCAGGCCACCAGGTCATCGCCACCGGCCGCCGCCCCGAAGAGGTCGAGAAGACCCTTGGTGGCCCCCAGGACAACCTGCTGGTCACCAAGCTCGACATCACCAGCCTGGACGACGCCGAGGCAGCCGCGCAGGCCGCCGTCGACCGCTTCGGCCGCATCGACGTACTGATCAACAACGCCGGCAACTTCTTCGCCGGATACTTCGAAGAGATCACACCCGACCAGATGCGCCGGCAGATCGAGACCAACCTCTTCGGCCCCATGAACGTCACCCGCGCCGTCCTGCCCATCCTGCGCAAGCAGCGCGCCGGCCACATCATCACCCTCTCCTCATCCGCGGGTCTGATCGGCCAGGAGTTCTGCGTCGCCTACGCCGCCTCCAAGTTCGGCGTCGAGGGCTGGATGGAATCCCTGCGCTACGACATCGAGCCCTACAACATCCACACCACAGTCGTGGAGCCCGGTTTCTTCCGCACCGAACTCCTCGTGGACGGCTCAACCATCTGGCCCGAACCGACCATCGACGACTACGCCCAGCGCACCACGGCCACAGTCGCCGCCTGGAAGAGCATGAACGGCCAGCAGACCGGCGACCCCGCCAAGCTCGCCCGTGCCCTGCTCGCCATCGCGGGACAAAGCAAGCCCCTGCAGCGCTTCATCGCAGGTGCCGACGCCATTGAAGGCGTGACGGCCAAGGCCAACGAACTCCTCGCACAGGCCGATGCATCCCGAGAACTCGGCGGCAACCTGGGCTACGACGACACCAACACCTGA
- a CDS encoding cupin domain-containing protein — protein sequence MEILEQPPSTKGPADMFAGDVWFDVIHRGEEPSRARANMVRFAPGARTAWHSHGLGQTLYIVDGIALIQSRGGEILEAHPGDIIYTPPGEEHWHGAAPDHFMTHLALWENPGPDAGPESTWFEHVADSEYSGRRRSTRR from the coding sequence ATGGAGATCCTTGAGCAGCCGCCGTCGACCAAAGGCCCGGCCGACATGTTCGCCGGTGACGTCTGGTTCGACGTGATCCACCGTGGCGAGGAGCCCTCGCGAGCGCGGGCGAACATGGTCCGGTTCGCGCCCGGCGCCCGTACCGCCTGGCACAGCCACGGCCTAGGCCAGACCCTCTACATCGTCGACGGCATCGCCCTGATCCAGTCCCGCGGAGGCGAGATCCTCGAAGCCCACCCCGGCGACATCATCTACACGCCCCCGGGCGAAGAGCACTGGCACGGCGCCGCGCCCGACCACTTCATGACCCACCTCGCCCTGTGGGAGAACCCTGGCCCCGACGCAGGCCCGGAAAGCACCTGGTTCGAGCATGTGGCCGACAGCGAGTACAGCGGCCGGCGCCGCAGCACCCGCCGCTGA
- a CDS encoding glucose 1-dehydrogenase: MNPTYNFENQVALVTGAASGMGLATAQAFAEAGAAVVLADVDQHAVETAAEELISAGHQAIGVTCDVTDEAQTAAMVEQAVATFGRLDMAFNNAGVQAPPSDAADEPAENFDHVNAVNLRGIWASMKHELRQMRKQGSGVIVNCSSLGGLLGMPQRAAYHASKHGVIGLTKSAAVEYAPQGVRINAVCPGVIDTPMAADMVENQAEAMAEIMKEQSIGRLGRADEIAAAVLWLCSPGASLVVGVALPVDGGFTAH; the protein is encoded by the coding sequence ATGAACCCGACCTACAACTTCGAGAACCAGGTGGCGCTCGTCACCGGCGCGGCATCGGGCATGGGGCTCGCGACCGCCCAGGCTTTCGCCGAAGCTGGTGCCGCCGTTGTGCTCGCGGACGTCGACCAGCATGCCGTGGAGACCGCAGCCGAGGAATTGATCTCGGCCGGCCACCAGGCGATCGGCGTCACCTGCGACGTCACAGACGAAGCCCAGACGGCCGCAATGGTCGAACAAGCGGTCGCGACGTTCGGCCGCTTGGACATGGCGTTCAACAACGCCGGTGTGCAAGCACCGCCCAGTGACGCGGCCGACGAGCCCGCCGAGAACTTCGACCACGTGAACGCGGTCAACCTCCGCGGCATCTGGGCCAGCATGAAGCACGAGCTTCGCCAGATGCGCAAGCAAGGCAGTGGTGTCATCGTCAACTGCTCCTCACTGGGAGGGCTGCTGGGCATGCCACAACGTGCTGCCTACCACGCCTCCAAGCACGGCGTGATCGGCCTCACCAAGAGCGCCGCGGTCGAATACGCCCCCCAGGGGGTCCGGATCAACGCCGTGTGCCCCGGAGTGATCGACACCCCAATGGCTGCGGACATGGTCGAGAACCAGGCCGAGGCAATGGCAGAGATCATGAAAGAGCAGTCGATCGGACGGCTGGGGCGCGCGGACGAAATCGCCGCAGCCGTACTCTGGCTGTGCAGCCCGGGTGCCAGTCTCGTGGTCGGTGTAGCTCTTCCGGTCGACGGCGGCTTCACCGCACACTGA
- a CDS encoding serine/threonine-protein kinase, with the protein MEHVGGYTIRAKLGEGGMGTVYLAYSRGGRAVAVKVAKPELAADPAFRARFHVEVEAARAVGGFHTAPVVAADPNGEPPWLATAYVPGPTLSELLATDGPMDEPHLRQLGAALAEALAAIHDCHLVHRDLKPGNIIMAEGGPRVIDFGIARAIGSTHLTATGAIFGTPGYLAPEQVLGGREITGAADVFALGVVLVAAAGGAAWGDDQAMPLIFRAVHQSPNLTALPTGLREVAASCPAKDPTARPAPSLLLDLLAGPLPKERRHRPDPPAHPPTPPGTRHDSGPTLPASTILSGPACTLLRTLKTKRDWGRVTAMGFSPHGHTLATSYSRSGVRIWDPRTGAQLRLLSESPDGFDRIHSVAFNRDGRTLATGGDGKVIRLWDPDAGTLRRQFTGHTGTIDSVAFSPDGQTLAIGTYAEARVSDARTGKGLTGLPGATGPVAFSPDGNTLATGDAEGRVLIWDPPTGRRPRHRLKTGKPSHISALAITPDGRTIAAAANTFAEDGKVFAHVWDTHAGKRHHRLTGHTDNISALAFSPDGRVLASGDISGTVIVWDTRTGEQLLILTKQSEKVQAVVFSPDGGILAVDGYNLAVGCFDGSVRIWAVRAR; encoded by the coding sequence GTGGAGCACGTAGGCGGGTACACCATTAGAGCCAAGCTCGGCGAGGGCGGGATGGGAACCGTCTACTTGGCATATTCGCGCGGTGGCCGGGCGGTCGCCGTGAAGGTCGCCAAGCCCGAGCTCGCGGCCGACCCGGCCTTCCGTGCCCGTTTCCACGTCGAGGTGGAGGCGGCCCGCGCTGTGGGTGGATTCCACACCGCACCAGTCGTCGCTGCGGACCCCAATGGCGAACCCCCATGGCTGGCTACTGCCTACGTGCCCGGACCCACTCTTTCCGAACTCCTCGCCACCGATGGCCCGATGGACGAACCTCACCTTCGGCAACTGGGCGCCGCCTTGGCGGAGGCGCTGGCAGCTATCCATGACTGCCACCTGGTACACCGGGACCTCAAGCCAGGCAACATCATCATGGCTGAGGGCGGCCCCCGGGTCATCGACTTCGGCATCGCGCGGGCCATTGGGTCCACACACCTGACGGCGACCGGAGCAATATTCGGCACACCTGGCTATCTCGCGCCCGAACAGGTTCTGGGAGGACGTGAAATCACCGGCGCCGCTGATGTGTTCGCACTAGGCGTGGTCCTAGTTGCGGCGGCGGGCGGCGCTGCCTGGGGTGACGACCAAGCGATGCCGCTGATCTTCCGCGCGGTCCATCAGTCACCGAACCTTACGGCGCTCCCAACGGGGTTGCGCGAGGTGGCGGCGTCCTGCCCGGCGAAGGATCCGACGGCACGCCCGGCCCCCTCCTTACTCCTAGACCTCCTGGCAGGGCCGTTGCCGAAGGAGCGCCGTCATAGGCCAGATCCGCCGGCCCACCCGCCAACGCCGCCAGGCACACGTCACGACTCCGGGCCGACGCTCCCGGCGTCCACGATCCTCTCGGGACCTGCCTGCACGCTGCTCCGCACGTTGAAAACGAAACGTGATTGGGGGCGTGTGACCGCGATGGGGTTCAGCCCGCACGGCCACACCCTCGCGACGAGCTACAGCAGATCGGGCGTCCGCATCTGGGACCCACGCACAGGCGCGCAGCTCCGCCTCCTGTCCGAAAGCCCCGACGGCTTCGACCGCATCCACTCCGTTGCGTTCAACCGCGACGGCCGCACGCTCGCCACAGGCGGCGACGGCAAAGTGATCCGCCTGTGGGATCCGGACGCGGGCACGCTACGCCGTCAGTTCACCGGACACACCGGGACCATTGACTCCGTGGCGTTCAGCCCTGACGGTCAAACCCTCGCCATCGGCACCTACGCTGAAGCTCGCGTCTCGGATGCCCGCACGGGCAAGGGATTGACCGGCCTGCCCGGCGCCACGGGCCCGGTGGCCTTCAGCCCGGACGGGAACACCCTCGCCACAGGCGACGCCGAAGGGCGCGTCCTCATCTGGGACCCACCCACCGGCCGACGACCCCGTCATCGGCTAAAAACTGGGAAGCCTTCACACATCAGCGCGCTGGCGATCACCCCCGACGGCCGCACCATCGCCGCAGCCGCCAACACCTTCGCCGAAGATGGAAAGGTGTTCGCCCACGTCTGGGACACGCACGCCGGCAAACGGCACCATCGGCTCACTGGACACACCGACAACATCAGCGCGCTGGCGTTCAGCCCCGACGGCCGCGTGCTCGCGTCCGGCGATATCAGCGGCACGGTCATCGTCTGGGACACCCGTACTGGTGAACAGCTGCTGATTCTGACCAAGCAATCCGAGAAAGTCCAAGCGGTGGTATTCAGCCCGGACGGCGGCATTCTCGCCGTAGACGGCTACAACCTCGCCGTAGGCTGCTTTGACGGGAGCGTCCGCATCTGGGCGGTCCGTGCGAGGTAG
- a CDS encoding DUF317 domain-containing protein produces the protein MEVLLNPNFPLGPVPPGGAPSAYWVGPRHLAGDDGRLYDSVADTLAGLGWTGLTIVRGRQEPDEAPEDRQVLRSTVLHISPDTLRWAQWVLADEPFLLGELPVAWQVSARTDAGSPLAAWSAYFTPEIPGEVLGDFLHALDAHDRPAAAFGGPELVLDAVTAHGWLCDIDRPDARATDPTFTTRLGLGEVPPLIQDGDPRTLTVASDEAGPAGWQAWAEPSLGAPYLWAASFSAGVPDGLVAAFAASLSSTAPVLRRVLPESTRDRLLRAPAG, from the coding sequence TTGGAGGTGTTGTTGAACCCGAACTTCCCGCTCGGCCCGGTCCCGCCGGGCGGTGCGCCGTCCGCGTACTGGGTGGGTCCCCGGCATCTGGCCGGTGACGACGGCCGGCTCTACGACTCGGTGGCCGACACGCTCGCCGGCCTCGGCTGGACGGGCCTGACGATTGTCCGGGGCAGGCAGGAGCCGGACGAGGCGCCGGAGGACCGGCAGGTCCTGCGCAGCACCGTCCTGCACATCAGCCCCGACACGTTGCGGTGGGCGCAGTGGGTGCTGGCGGACGAGCCGTTCCTGCTGGGGGAGTTGCCGGTCGCCTGGCAGGTCTCCGCCCGTACGGACGCGGGCAGTCCGCTCGCCGCGTGGTCGGCCTACTTCACCCCCGAGATCCCCGGTGAGGTCCTCGGCGACTTCCTCCACGCACTCGATGCCCACGACCGGCCCGCCGCCGCGTTCGGCGGCCCCGAGCTGGTCCTCGACGCGGTCACCGCGCACGGCTGGCTCTGTGACATCGACCGCCCCGATGCCAGGGCGACGGACCCGACGTTCACCACCCGTCTCGGCCTCGGCGAGGTCCCGCCGCTCATTCAGGACGGCGACCCGCGGACCCTGACCGTCGCGTCGGACGAGGCGGGGCCGGCCGGGTGGCAGGCGTGGGCCGAACCCTCGCTCGGCGCACCGTACTTGTGGGCGGCGTCGTTCTCCGCCGGCGTGCCGGACGGCCTCGTCGCGGCGTTCGCCGCCTCCCTCAGCTCGACGGCACCGGTCCTGCGCCGGGTGCTGCCGGAGAGCACCCGGGACCGGCTCCTGCGCGCCCCGGCCGGGTGA
- a CDS encoding relaxase/mobilization nuclease domain-containing protein has protein sequence MIPCVHDRGSKTIGLIAYLYGPGRDEVHTDPHLVAAWDPLAPDPGRDPDTTYADLQRLLDQPVEALPEKERPAEHVWHLSVRAAPEDPYLTDEQWADIARRMVAATGVAPTGDEAACRWAAVRHADDHIHIIATLVREDGRQARIRQDGRRSQTEARKVEIDYGLRRLNTGDGTAAKRPTSAERHKAKRENRPQTAREELRETVRHAAAGTQDESEFFDRLAAAGLVVHRRVAPSGDLLGYKVALPDDRNQAGEPVFYAGSTLAPDLSLPKIRKRWAAGDAEAPGDAAADAAAGPRWPGPAGARRRASSAMWQALLVVDHGTDEQIAARIAGAGEVLDALATTAAAPTRSELRRAAFVFERATRSHTQAVRGHDRALRQAARDLVRSGPVLGRGEDGASTAMVIDMAFFLVTAAAHWHARKNHAQQAAAARQSAEHLRTAYRAAARHPMAVLHRRGQRLTQPRLQRQAAHLRAAVPELAGQILAEPGWPALAATLADAEAAGHQPATLLAEVTRRRELHTADSVSDVLVWRLRRIAGLPADAEQLPVTGTAPAPSRALPGRRTGTRPERSRRR, from the coding sequence GTGATCCCCTGTGTTCACGACAGGGGATCGAAGACCATCGGGCTCATCGCCTACCTGTACGGTCCGGGGCGTGACGAGGTGCACACCGACCCGCACCTCGTCGCTGCCTGGGACCCCCTCGCTCCCGACCCCGGCCGCGATCCGGATACCACGTACGCCGATCTCCAGCGTCTCCTGGACCAGCCCGTCGAGGCCCTGCCAGAGAAGGAACGGCCGGCCGAGCACGTGTGGCACCTGTCCGTCCGCGCGGCTCCCGAAGACCCGTACCTGACCGACGAGCAGTGGGCGGACATCGCCCGCCGTATGGTCGCCGCCACCGGCGTCGCCCCCACCGGCGACGAAGCGGCATGCCGATGGGCGGCCGTGCGTCACGCGGACGACCACATCCACATCATCGCCACCCTCGTCCGCGAGGACGGCCGCCAGGCCCGCATCCGCCAGGACGGCAGACGCTCCCAGACCGAAGCCCGGAAAGTCGAGATCGACTACGGCCTGCGGCGTCTGAACACCGGTGACGGTACCGCCGCGAAACGGCCCACCAGCGCGGAGCGCCACAAAGCCAAACGGGAGAACCGGCCCCAGACCGCGCGCGAGGAACTACGGGAAACCGTCCGTCACGCGGCAGCCGGAACCCAGGACGAGAGCGAGTTCTTCGACCGGCTGGCCGCCGCCGGTCTCGTGGTTCACCGACGTGTCGCGCCCTCCGGTGACCTGCTCGGCTACAAGGTCGCCCTGCCGGACGACCGCAACCAGGCTGGTGAGCCCGTCTTCTACGCCGGGTCCACCCTGGCTCCCGACCTCTCCCTGCCCAAGATCCGCAAACGGTGGGCCGCCGGCGATGCGGAAGCGCCGGGTGACGCAGCGGCCGATGCCGCCGCGGGTCCCCGGTGGCCGGGGCCAGCGGGCGCCAGGCGGCGTGCGAGTTCCGCGATGTGGCAGGCGCTGCTGGTCGTCGACCACGGCACCGACGAGCAGATCGCCGCCCGCATCGCCGGGGCGGGGGAAGTCCTGGACGCGCTCGCCACCACGGCCGCCGCCCCCACCAGAAGCGAACTGCGCCGGGCGGCCTTCGTGTTCGAGCGTGCCACCCGCTCCCACACCCAGGCCGTACGCGGGCATGACCGGGCGTTGCGCCAGGCCGCTCGCGACCTCGTCCGCAGCGGACCCGTCCTCGGGCGCGGGGAGGACGGAGCGAGCACGGCCATGGTGATCGACATGGCGTTCTTCCTCGTCACCGCCGCCGCCCACTGGCACGCCCGCAAGAACCACGCCCAGCAGGCCGCCGCCGCCCGTCAGAGCGCCGAACACCTGCGTACCGCCTACCGGGCCGCTGCCCGGCACCCGATGGCCGTCCTCCACCGGCGAGGCCAACGCCTCACCCAGCCCCGGCTGCAGCGGCAGGCCGCGCACCTCCGCGCGGCGGTGCCGGAGCTGGCCGGGCAGATCCTCGCCGAACCCGGCTGGCCCGCCCTCGCCGCTACCCTTGCCGATGCCGAAGCCGCCGGACACCAACCGGCCACGCTGCTCGCCGAAGTGACCAGGCGCCGGGAGCTTCACACCGCCGACTCCGTCAGCGACGTGCTGGTGTGGCGGCTGCGCCGCATCGCCGGCCTGCCTGCCGACGCCGAACAACTGCCCGTCACCGGGACCGCCCCGGCACCGTCACGGGCACTGCCGGGCCGCCGCACCGGGACTCGTCCGGAGCGATCACGGCGGCGGTGA
- a CDS encoding plasmid mobilization protein, whose protein sequence is MIASRFNDVEKAVLIAAAAACSMTPSGFLAHAALRAARDLDRTAAEVAGEREVIAELFALRRHLGQISNNINQVAKALHSGADVPHTRATVDAVGRAAQRVDAFTQLYLNSASRIR, encoded by the coding sequence CTGATCGCGAGCCGCTTCAACGACGTGGAGAAAGCCGTGCTGATCGCGGCTGCCGCCGCCTGCTCCATGACGCCGTCCGGATTTCTGGCGCACGCCGCCCTGCGTGCCGCCCGCGACCTGGACCGCACTGCCGCGGAAGTCGCCGGTGAGCGCGAGGTGATCGCGGAGCTGTTCGCGCTGCGGCGCCACCTCGGCCAGATCAGCAACAACATCAACCAGGTCGCCAAGGCCCTGCACTCCGGCGCTGACGTCCCCCACACCCGGGCCACGGTCGATGCCGTCGGCCGCGCCGCCCAGCGGGTGGACGCCTTCACCCAGCTCTATCTCAACTCCGCGAGCAGGATCCGGTGA
- a CDS encoding WhiB family transcriptional regulator, producing MRHITTHTTPATGLRSIGDTSWHLRGACYGMDPEEADELFFPLPRDLCAIAEARSLCARCPVRRDCLNHALENGIKEGTWGGLTKAERRPWHDGLPHRMDYSRVVAFFNGRDVHLTSRERQAVVDHAYVRGWRPARLAVALQISPQHARDLLRQVANKVFDRDRYQGIPRKKRKKAPAQPKPDKPPSGNKTAPGRSGPRPDGTSAPGRPVSRPVQTNTANAPLGKAA from the coding sequence TTGCGCCACATCACCACTCACACCACGCCGGCCACCGGCCTGCGCTCCATAGGCGACACCAGCTGGCACCTTCGTGGCGCCTGCTACGGCATGGACCCCGAAGAGGCCGACGAGCTGTTCTTCCCCCTCCCGCGCGACCTCTGCGCCATCGCGGAGGCCAGATCCCTGTGCGCCCGGTGCCCGGTGCGGCGGGACTGCCTCAACCACGCCCTGGAGAACGGGATCAAGGAAGGCACCTGGGGCGGTCTGACCAAGGCTGAGCGCCGTCCCTGGCACGACGGGCTGCCCCATCGCATGGACTACAGCCGCGTTGTCGCGTTCTTCAACGGCCGGGACGTGCACCTCACCAGCCGCGAGCGCCAGGCCGTCGTCGACCACGCCTACGTACGCGGCTGGCGCCCGGCCCGCCTCGCCGTCGCCCTGCAGATCAGCCCCCAGCACGCCCGTGACCTGCTGCGGCAGGTCGCCAACAAGGTCTTCGACCGCGACCGCTACCAGGGCATCCCCAGGAAGAAGCGCAAGAAGGCTCCCGCGCAGCCGAAGCCGGACAAGCCGCCCTCGGGCAACAAAACCGCCCCCGGACGATCCGGGCCCCGGCCCGACGGCACGAGCGCTCCGGGCCGGCCGGTGTCCCGCCCGGTCCAGACGAACACGGCGAACGCCCCTCTCGGAAAGGCAGCATGA
- a CDS encoding ATP-binding protein translates to MTRAHLGDPQPAISDRLRTRLQAQLTARGIDPATALPDRPEPDPALEAAQKRIPVAYRDAVAEHPAVTAWVRALADTSVAPSTGTANPPYGSTGRRRLAHGPSLLLWGSTGTGKTHQAYGAIRALTAAGCGVAWHATTAADLYAQMRPRPGADLEHLLYRVTRVPLLLLDDLGAAKGSEWTEEINFRLLNWRAENRLPTLVTSNLPPLRDAGTPAGQPVLRDKVGDRVLSRLSGMCTAVQLTGPDRRFTRR, encoded by the coding sequence GTGACCCGCGCACACCTGGGCGACCCGCAGCCCGCGATCTCCGACCGGCTCCGTACCCGCCTTCAGGCGCAGCTCACCGCGCGGGGAATCGATCCCGCGACCGCGCTGCCCGACCGCCCGGAGCCGGACCCTGCGCTGGAGGCCGCCCAGAAACGGATACCGGTCGCCTACCGCGACGCGGTCGCCGAGCACCCCGCAGTCACCGCCTGGGTGCGCGCGCTGGCGGACACGTCGGTCGCGCCGTCCACGGGCACGGCGAACCCCCCGTACGGGAGCACCGGTCGACGGCGGCTTGCGCACGGTCCCTCGCTGCTGCTGTGGGGCAGCACCGGCACCGGCAAGACGCACCAGGCGTACGGGGCGATCCGCGCGCTGACCGCCGCCGGGTGCGGCGTGGCCTGGCACGCAACGACCGCCGCCGATCTCTACGCCCAGATGCGCCCGCGCCCCGGAGCGGACCTGGAGCACCTGCTGTACCGGGTCACCCGGGTACCGCTGCTGCTCCTGGACGACCTCGGCGCCGCCAAGGGGTCGGAGTGGACCGAGGAGATCAACTTCCGGCTCCTGAACTGGCGCGCGGAGAACCGCCTCCCGACGCTCGTCACGAGCAACCTGCCGCCGCTGCGTGACGCGGGCACCCCGGCAGGTCAGCCGGTGCTGCGCGACAAGGTCGGCGACCGCGTCCTGTCCCGCCTGTCCGGCATGTGCACCGCGGTCCAACTCACCGGGCCCGACCGCCGCTTCACCCGCCGCTGA
- a CDS encoding helix-turn-helix domain-containing protein codes for MGFGNLLRTWRKAAGVNQDPVARVLGMAIRTYGNIERGAAPARFSREQCEALAGFLRLDTEAHHALLLHNVGTTFDVSHPDRRPPLDEAMRLLIEEQPSPSLLCDRHWHVLAYNSLMAAWWPWVTEPGANLLKWGLLDPEARVQHHQWRDHANRLIRLLKFALAGRRDDPELARLAEEVRTDPDVLRLWETTSEVAENRDGHLHRMRVPALGWRTVELISHTLHPASLPDSRLIIFTQLQEPEHSELPARPRQTVNPPRADHPARPHTDRGRHAVLTAGPEGGASSGRYQLAARGPGGGAERAADAAAS; via the coding sequence ATGGGATTCGGCAACCTGCTGCGCACCTGGCGCAAGGCCGCCGGAGTCAACCAGGACCCGGTCGCCCGGGTCCTGGGCATGGCGATCCGCACCTACGGCAATATCGAGCGCGGCGCGGCACCCGCCCGGTTCTCGCGCGAACAGTGCGAGGCCCTGGCCGGCTTCCTGCGGCTCGACACGGAGGCCCATCACGCGCTGCTGCTGCACAACGTCGGCACGACCTTCGACGTCTCCCACCCCGACAGGCGTCCTCCGCTGGACGAGGCCATGCGACTGCTGATCGAGGAGCAGCCCTCACCCAGCCTTCTGTGCGACCGCCACTGGCACGTCCTCGCCTACAACAGCCTCATGGCCGCGTGGTGGCCGTGGGTGACGGAGCCCGGCGCCAACCTCCTGAAGTGGGGCCTGCTCGACCCCGAAGCCCGCGTCCAGCACCACCAATGGCGCGATCACGCCAACCGCTTGATCAGGCTGCTGAAGTTCGCCCTGGCGGGCCGGCGCGACGACCCCGAACTGGCCCGGCTGGCCGAAGAGGTCCGTACGGACCCCGACGTGCTCCGCCTGTGGGAAACGACCTCCGAGGTCGCCGAGAACCGCGACGGCCACCTCCACCGGATGAGAGTGCCGGCACTGGGCTGGAGAACCGTCGAACTCATCAGCCACACCCTCCACCCGGCGTCCCTGCCCGACAGCCGCCTCATCATCTTCACCCAGCTCCAGGAACCCGAGCACAGCGAACTCCCCGCACGACCAAGGCAGACCGTGAACCCCCCGAGAGCGGACCACCCCGCCCGTCCGCACACGGACCGCGGCAGACACGCCGTTCTCACTGCGGGGCCAGAGGGGGGAGCCTCCAGCGGCCGGTACCAACTCGCCGCCCGGGGCCCTGGCGGCGGCGCTGAACGCGCTGCGGACGCGGCGGCCTCGTGA
- a CDS encoding 2'-5' RNA ligase family protein — MSGMRVLHVYVLPRAGADDELLSIAHACRPILADYPIDPQCGSDPTDAGLLHLTGEMLADVPSDEYDETARAQAVGALRAELAGVQAFTTEVGPPIGNVAGVVLDVWPEADTVDLIERIRSAIRTARGDQALRHSGGRPHISLGYGYGSASSDPLNGELRNKVVPRRATLFVDRVHLLDVAWTLDEELGGWRMTWEPVAEIPLGG; from the coding sequence GTGAGCGGTATGAGGGTCCTGCACGTGTACGTGCTGCCTCGGGCCGGAGCAGATGACGAACTGCTCAGCATCGCCCACGCGTGTCGGCCGATCCTCGCCGACTACCCGATCGACCCGCAGTGTGGCAGCGACCCGACCGACGCCGGGCTCCTGCACCTCACGGGTGAGATGCTCGCCGATGTGCCGTCCGACGAGTACGACGAGACGGCACGGGCCCAAGCCGTGGGCGCTCTGCGCGCGGAGCTGGCGGGCGTGCAAGCGTTCACGACGGAGGTCGGTCCACCCATCGGGAACGTTGCGGGTGTGGTCCTGGATGTCTGGCCGGAGGCGGACACGGTCGACCTCATCGAGCGGATCCGGTCCGCGATCCGCACTGCCCGAGGTGACCAGGCGCTTCGGCACTCGGGCGGGCGCCCGCACATCTCGCTCGGCTACGGCTACGGCTCGGCTTCGTCCGACCCGCTCAACGGGGAACTGCGGAACAAGGTGGTCCCGCGCCGCGCGACGCTGTTCGTCGACCGCGTGCACCTCCTCGACGTGGCATGGACCCTTGACGAAGAACTCGGCGGGTGGCGTATGACGTGGGAGCCGGTGGCGGAGATCCCTCTGGGCGGCTGA